A genome region from Maridesulfovibrio salexigens DSM 2638 includes the following:
- a CDS encoding OmpA/MotB family protein has product MGRKKKPPEPEGQPLWLITFSDLMTLMLTFFVLLVSMSVVDERRKLVVLGSIIGTFGFGSKGYDVLSDTQSRKTVQVGPMELQADLEPIKPLLWEFAEEDLRFESNRFVQILSIGADVLFTPDSTSLSIEGTRILDTVLPVLKRVKHPVLVAGHTSILRDELGEDYRVEDRDLTPDISWKISLNRSLAVYNYLIRNGMDSEMLKMEAFGKFRPRHPNSTPEGRKMNRRVDLVLDTRSAAVSKEIKEYQPPRKEDDKFKFDDFVFPIGDAEKPPKGQ; this is encoded by the coding sequence ATGGGTAGGAAGAAGAAGCCGCCTGAGCCGGAGGGCCAGCCTTTATGGCTGATCACCTTTAGTGACCTCATGACCCTGATGCTCACCTTTTTTGTGCTTTTGGTGAGTATGTCAGTTGTCGATGAACGCCGTAAGCTTGTGGTTCTCGGTTCCATTATCGGTACTTTCGGTTTTGGAAGCAAAGGGTATGATGTCCTTTCCGATACCCAGTCCCGCAAGACTGTTCAGGTCGGTCCTATGGAATTGCAGGCTGACCTTGAGCCTATCAAGCCGTTACTCTGGGAATTTGCGGAAGAAGATTTGCGCTTTGAATCAAATCGTTTTGTGCAGATTCTTTCCATTGGTGCCGATGTCCTTTTCACTCCTGACAGCACCAGTCTCTCAATTGAAGGTACACGAATTCTTGATACCGTACTTCCGGTTCTGAAAAGGGTTAAGCATCCGGTTCTTGTTGCAGGGCATACTTCTATCCTGCGCGATGAGCTGGGTGAGGATTACCGGGTGGAAGACCGGGATCTCACTCCGGATATCTCATGGAAGATTTCTCTGAACAGATCTCTCGCTGTCTATAATTACCTGATCCGCAACGGCATGGATTCAGAGATGCTCAAGATGGAAGCTTTTGGTAAATTCAGGCCTCGGCATCCAAATTCCACCCCTGAAGGGCGTAAGATGAATCGCAGGGTGGATCTTGTTCTTGATACTCGCAGTGCGGCTGTTTCCAAGGAAATAAAGGAGTATCAACCTCCGCGTAAGGAAGATGATAAATTCAAGTTTGATGATTTTGTCTTCCCTATCGGTGATGCCGAAAAACCGCCTAAAGGACAGTGA
- a CDS encoding OmpA family protein, whose protein sequence is MGRDKVKKPPDPGGGWLVTFSDLVTLLLTFFVLLLSMASMDQSFITRVTIMPAELGFLDKRGSGRVTAKVKLVSEFLERPWEVLEKQNRIKDLLFPDDVLPPDMDRATLDENLKVLAKPEGVALVLTDKLMFPLGKSELDERAKILLYQLVPVLDYLGSADVNIAGYTDNVGGMRPSNFRLSGERAMAVLTYFVEQGIMNDRLTVSACGPTFPLYSNTTPEGRAQNRRVEILIKTTPPMGGY, encoded by the coding sequence ATGGGTCGTGATAAAGTAAAAAAGCCGCCGGATCCGGGCGGGGGATGGCTGGTCACATTCTCCGATTTGGTTACCCTGCTTTTGACTTTTTTTGTGCTCTTGCTAAGTATGGCATCAATGGACCAGAGTTTTATTACCCGCGTTACCATTATGCCGGCGGAACTTGGTTTTCTTGATAAGCGAGGTTCCGGGCGGGTAACTGCCAAGGTAAAGCTGGTCAGTGAATTTCTGGAGCGTCCTTGGGAAGTATTGGAAAAACAGAACCGCATTAAGGATTTGCTTTTTCCGGATGATGTTTTGCCGCCGGACATGGATCGGGCTACTCTTGATGAGAACCTTAAGGTTCTTGCAAAGCCTGAGGGTGTCGCACTGGTACTGACGGATAAGCTTATGTTTCCCCTTGGTAAGTCAGAACTTGACGAGAGGGCAAAAATACTGCTTTACCAATTGGTTCCAGTACTTGATTATCTTGGTTCCGCTGATGTGAATATTGCCGGATATACCGATAATGTGGGTGGCATGAGGCCATCGAACTTTCGGTTATCAGGTGAGCGGGCCATGGCCGTGCTTACATATTTTGTGGAGCAGGGTATAATGAATGACCGGTTGACAGTTTCCGCTTGCGGTCCGACTTTTCCGTTGTACAGCAATACAACGCCGGAAGGACGAGCCCAGAACAGGCGGGTTGAAATATTGATAAAGACGACTCCCCCTATGGGGGGCTATTAG
- the topA gene encoding type I DNA topoisomerase, whose product MSKDLIVVESPAKVKTISKFLGRNYQVAASVGHVRDLPKNKLGVEENGDFTPQYQVIPGKEDVVNKLKKAAAKADHVFLAPDPDREGEAIGWHVAAIIKEVNENVSRIQFNEITARAVKEALEHPQPLNEQLFDSQQARRILDRLVGYKISPILWKKVKRGISAGRVQSVALKLVVEREKARRAFIPEEYWLFKAHVEGKNPPPFIADLWKVDGKKAEIGSADEAEALQSNVKGVPFEITDLTEKERKRNPLPPYITSTLQQDANRRLGYSAKRTMTLAQRLYEGVELGDKGTTALITYMRTDSVRIANEARDTAKKVILDKYGDEFYPAKPQVYKSKGGAQDAHEAIRPVDASILPEDVKPYLPADQFKVYKLIWNRFIASQMAPARFWDTVVTIQAKNTIWRSKGERLLFPGFMRVTGKTGDEKLIELPKLEKGEVLKVDKIESEQKFTQPPARYSEASLVRELEEKGIGRPSTYASIISTIQDRGYVNLEEKKFIPTELGFVVSDQLSEHFKELMDVGFTAAMEKQLDDVADGKIEWTSLMKDFVDGFYPTLETAAKEMKRGGEDTGITCDKCESPMVIKFGRTGEFLGCSNYPECKNIVNFTRDEKGKIVVLEEEPPEETGVTCEKCGSAMAIKRSNRGEFLGCTGYPDCRNIKNFERDDEGKIKVVETPTAQIVGKCPDCDDGDLIIKHARTGSRFIACSNYPDCKHAKPFSTGVKCPREGCKGELVEKSSRRGKLFYSCDQYPDCDYAVWYPPIDGPCPKCGHPVLVKKTTRAKGEHIACPEKGCGYVQGEEES is encoded by the coding sequence ATGAGCAAAGATTTGATTGTTGTTGAGTCCCCGGCAAAGGTGAAGACTATCAGTAAGTTTCTTGGCAGGAACTATCAGGTTGCTGCGTCCGTAGGTCACGTACGCGACCTGCCCAAGAACAAGCTTGGCGTCGAAGAGAATGGTGATTTCACCCCCCAGTATCAGGTCATTCCCGGTAAAGAGGATGTGGTCAATAAGCTGAAGAAGGCAGCGGCTAAAGCCGATCATGTCTTCCTCGCACCTGACCCCGACCGCGAAGGGGAGGCTATCGGCTGGCATGTGGCAGCCATTATCAAGGAAGTGAACGAGAACGTCAGCCGTATCCAGTTCAACGAAATTACTGCAAGGGCTGTTAAAGAAGCCCTGGAACATCCGCAGCCGCTCAATGAACAGCTTTTTGATTCCCAGCAGGCCCGTCGTATTCTGGACCGTCTGGTGGGTTATAAAATTTCTCCCATCCTTTGGAAAAAGGTAAAAAGGGGTATTTCCGCAGGGCGCGTACAGTCCGTTGCGCTTAAGCTCGTAGTGGAGCGTGAAAAAGCCCGCCGTGCTTTCATCCCTGAAGAATACTGGCTCTTCAAAGCCCATGTGGAAGGTAAAAATCCGCCGCCGTTTATAGCCGACCTCTGGAAGGTTGACGGTAAAAAGGCTGAAATCGGTTCTGCTGATGAAGCTGAAGCTTTGCAGAGCAATGTTAAAGGCGTGCCCTTCGAGATTACTGATCTCACTGAAAAGGAACGTAAACGCAATCCTCTTCCGCCTTACATTACCTCCACTTTGCAGCAGGATGCCAACCGCAGGCTCGGTTATTCCGCCAAGCGGACCATGACTCTTGCCCAGCGTCTCTACGAAGGTGTCGAGCTTGGGGATAAAGGTACTACCGCACTGATCACTTATATGCGTACTGACTCCGTACGTATTGCCAACGAAGCACGTGATACCGCCAAGAAGGTAATTCTTGATAAGTACGGTGATGAGTTCTATCCGGCCAAACCGCAGGTCTACAAATCCAAAGGCGGTGCTCAGGATGCTCACGAAGCGATTCGTCCTGTCGACGCATCCATCCTTCCTGAAGACGTAAAGCCTTATCTGCCTGCTGATCAGTTTAAGGTCTACAAGCTCATCTGGAATCGTTTTATCGCTTCCCAGATGGCTCCTGCTCGTTTCTGGGATACTGTAGTGACCATTCAGGCCAAGAACACCATCTGGCGTTCCAAGGGTGAAAGACTTCTTTTCCCCGGTTTTATGCGTGTTACCGGAAAGACCGGTGATGAAAAGCTTATCGAGCTGCCCAAGCTGGAAAAAGGTGAAGTGCTCAAGGTTGATAAGATCGAGAGCGAACAGAAGTTCACCCAGCCTCCGGCCCGTTATTCTGAAGCTTCCCTCGTGCGTGAGCTTGAGGAGAAGGGCATCGGTCGTCCGTCTACCTATGCATCAATCATTTCTACCATTCAGGATCGCGGTTACGTGAATCTGGAGGAAAAGAAATTTATTCCCACAGAGCTTGGTTTTGTTGTCAGCGATCAGCTTTCCGAGCATTTCAAGGAACTTATGGATGTAGGGTTCACCGCTGCCATGGAAAAGCAGCTTGATGATGTTGCTGACGGCAAGATCGAGTGGACCTCGCTGATGAAGGATTTCGTGGACGGATTTTATCCCACCCTTGAAACTGCTGCTAAAGAAATGAAGCGCGGTGGCGAGGATACCGGGATAACCTGTGATAAGTGCGAATCACCAATGGTTATCAAGTTCGGGCGTACCGGCGAATTTCTCGGTTGCTCCAACTATCCGGAATGCAAAAATATCGTCAACTTCACTCGCGATGAGAAAGGAAAGATTGTCGTTCTTGAAGAAGAGCCGCCGGAAGAAACCGGGGTTACCTGCGAAAAGTGCGGCAGTGCTATGGCTATCAAGCGTTCCAATCGTGGTGAATTCCTCGGCTGTACCGGGTATCCCGATTGCCGCAACATCAAGAATTTTGAGCGTGACGATGAGGGCAAGATCAAGGTTGTGGAAACTCCCACAGCTCAGATTGTCGGTAAATGTCCCGATTGTGATGATGGCGACCTGATCATCAAGCATGCCCGCACCGGCAGCCGCTTCATCGCCTGTTCCAATTATCCTGACTGCAAACACGCCAAACCTTTCTCTACCGGGGTTAAATGTCCCCGTGAAGGATGTAAGGGTGAACTGGTGGAAAAAAGCTCCCGTCGCGGCAAGCTCTTCTATTCCTGTGATCAGTATCCGGATTGCGACTATGCGGTCTGGTATCCGCCTATTGACGGACCTTGTCCCAAATGCGGTCATCCTGTGCTGGTCAAAAAGACCACCCGCGCCAAAGGTGAGCACATCGCCTGTCCTGAGAAAGGTTGCGGCTACGTTCAGGGTGAGGAAGAAAGTTAA
- the fliO gene encoding flagellar biosynthetic protein FliO, whose amino-acid sequence MPNATATAFIAPETGLGSVLKMSAALFFILAMLLLAYYFMRRMNIGGAFPGARKGVLEIVDRLPLGPRQNITVVRYRDQEIVVGVTQDNITLLQARDEGHAKIDSDFAGYLEKERTGSSDS is encoded by the coding sequence TTGCCTAACGCAACTGCCACCGCATTTATTGCACCTGAGACCGGGCTTGGTTCTGTTCTCAAGATGTCGGCAGCGCTTTTTTTCATTCTGGCAATGTTGTTGCTGGCGTATTATTTTATGCGCCGCATGAATATCGGGGGGGCTTTTCCCGGTGCCAGAAAGGGTGTTTTGGAAATAGTGGACCGGCTTCCGCTGGGGCCGCGTCAGAATATTACTGTGGTCAGGTATCGCGATCAGGAAATCGTGGTAGGTGTTACTCAGGATAACATTACTCTGCTCCAAGCAAGGGATGAAGGGCATGCAAAGATTGATTCCGACTTTGCCGGATACCTTGAAAAAGAACGTACCGGCTCTTCTGACTCTTAG
- a CDS encoding flagellar basal body-associated FliL family protein, which produces MADEGQEPKKKGGMLKWIILILLLAILGGGGFFAYKKFFAAQPEDAVEEPKDNQAAEGEDPGTLPGDGFTVTLPTFVVNLADPLGRRYLKLGVDVEVISEEAVAELSKKEPMVKDTLILLLSSKTYQDLSTMESKILLKKEIVDRLNQILGGSKVLQVYFTDMVIQ; this is translated from the coding sequence ATGGCTGATGAAGGTCAGGAACCGAAAAAGAAAGGCGGAATGCTGAAGTGGATAATTCTTATCCTGCTTCTTGCTATACTTGGTGGCGGTGGTTTTTTCGCCTACAAGAAATTTTTTGCCGCCCAGCCTGAAGATGCTGTGGAAGAACCTAAGGATAATCAGGCCGCTGAGGGTGAAGATCCGGGAACTCTTCCCGGTGACGGTTTTACCGTTACCCTGCCTACTTTTGTAGTTAACCTCGCTGACCCTCTCGGGCGTAGGTATCTTAAGCTTGGGGTTGATGTTGAGGTTATCAGCGAAGAGGCCGTGGCGGAGCTTTCCAAAAAAGAACCTATGGTCAAGGATACACTTATCCTGCTGCTTTCCAGCAAGACCTATCAGGATCTTTCCACAATGGAGAGCAAGATTCTGCTGAAAAAGGAAATTGTGGACCGACTGAACCAGATTCTGGGCGGCTCTAAGGTTTTACAGGTATATTTTACGGATATGGTTATCCAGTAG
- a CDS encoding APC family permease, with the protein MDNLQKKYGFWTATAMVVGIVIGSGVFFKADDVLKAAGGDLPTALLAWLIGGAIMVVTAYVFSKIATRIEKVNGLVDYFEEAYGEKAGYMVGWFMTFIYYPTLVAVLAWVSANYTVGLVGMKDMLWPLSFVYLTVFFLLNYYSPVLAGKWQVSSTIIKLIPLGLVAVVGGLAGLSSGQTMQNFMQTASEISGSGGGLAVATLSTAFAYEGWIIATVINAELKDAKKTLPRALVVGTIAVMTIYMLYYLGISGVLTNDQVLAEGDAAPVRVIEMIFGNVGGTLLTVFVIISCLGTLNGLIMGSARGMFSIASRDLGPKASLFKQVNPVTNSTSWSAIIGYFLSCFWLVVWYGNFHGWWGQFMDVSELPIAFLYVIYISIYIWVMKTFTDLGPISRYLCPLLAGCGSVYIIWGAIQKDMFIHFLILFLLIQGAGAMLMNSSKK; encoded by the coding sequence ATGGATAATTTACAGAAGAAATACGGTTTCTGGACTGCAACCGCAATGGTTGTGGGCATTGTAATCGGCTCAGGAGTATTCTTTAAGGCCGATGATGTTCTCAAGGCTGCCGGTGGAGATCTTCCCACCGCATTACTTGCCTGGCTGATCGGTGGCGCTATTATGGTTGTTACCGCATATGTTTTTTCAAAGATCGCTACCCGCATTGAAAAGGTTAACGGTCTGGTTGACTATTTTGAGGAAGCTTACGGCGAAAAGGCCGGGTACATGGTCGGTTGGTTCATGACCTTCATTTACTACCCGACTCTGGTAGCGGTTCTTGCCTGGGTATCCGCTAACTACACCGTGGGTCTTGTGGGCATGAAAGATATGCTCTGGCCTCTTTCCTTCGTCTATCTGACTGTATTTTTCCTGCTCAACTACTATTCTCCGGTTCTGGCAGGTAAATGGCAGGTATCTTCTACTATAATCAAGCTTATTCCGCTTGGCCTTGTTGCTGTTGTAGGTGGTCTTGCAGGTCTTTCCAGCGGACAGACCATGCAGAACTTCATGCAGACCGCCAGTGAAATTTCCGGCAGCGGCGGCGGCCTTGCTGTAGCAACTCTTTCCACCGCTTTTGCTTACGAGGGCTGGATCATCGCTACCGTAATCAACGCCGAACTCAAAGACGCCAAAAAGACTCTTCCCCGTGCACTGGTTGTAGGTACCATCGCGGTTATGACCATCTACATGCTCTATTATCTGGGTATTTCCGGCGTACTGACCAACGATCAGGTTCTGGCTGAAGGCGACGCCGCACCTGTACGTGTTATTGAAATGATCTTCGGCAACGTTGGCGGCACCCTGCTGACCGTGTTTGTTATCATTTCTTGCCTCGGTACCCTCAACGGACTGATTATGGGTTCCGCACGCGGCATGTTCTCCATTGCTTCCCGCGACCTCGGTCCCAAGGCATCTCTTTTCAAACAGGTTAACCCCGTGACAAACAGCACCAGCTGGTCTGCTATCATCGGTTATTTCCTGTCCTGCTTCTGGCTGGTTGTATGGTACGGTAACTTCCACGGCTGGTGGGGCCAGTTCATGGATGTTTCCGAGCTTCCCATCGCATTCCTGTACGTAATCTACATCTCCATCTACATCTGGGTGATGAAGACTTTCACCGATCTCGGCCCGATAAGCCGTTACCTATGCCCGCTGCTGGCAGGTTGTGGTTCAGTCTACATTATCTGGGGTGCTATCCAGAAGGATATGTTCATCCACTTCCTGATCCTCTTCCTGCTTATACAGGGAGCAGGAGCAATGTTGATGAACAGCTCCAAAAAATAA
- a CDS encoding motility protein A, which produces MDLGTVIGIVLSFGLVLSAILVGSSLAIFISVPSVLIVIGGTIGASLVNYPMGHVLGVVGVIKKTFFSSLESPGEIIDKFMDFANRARREGILSLEPALKSIEDDFLRKGLQLTVDGLEPQVIQEILETEIQYLENRHETGAEILKVFADFAPAMGMIGTVIGLVQMLQTMSDPSTIGPAMAVALLTTLYGAILANLVFTPMSGKLKTRSKEEILLREMVMEGIISISKGENPKIIEEKLNSFLPPKIRKITD; this is translated from the coding sequence ATGGATCTGGGTACAGTTATAGGAATAGTTCTATCTTTCGGGCTTGTTCTTTCGGCTATTCTGGTCGGAAGTTCGCTGGCTATTTTTATTTCCGTGCCCTCCGTGCTGATTGTTATCGGCGGGACCATCGGTGCATCGCTGGTTAACTATCCCATGGGCCATGTGCTTGGGGTTGTAGGGGTTATTAAAAAGACTTTTTTTTCCAGTCTTGAATCCCCGGGTGAGATCATCGATAAGTTCATGGATTTCGCTAACCGCGCCCGCCGCGAAGGTATTCTTTCTCTTGAACCTGCCTTGAAATCCATTGAAGACGATTTCCTGCGCAAAGGGCTGCAACTTACAGTTGACGGCCTTGAGCCGCAGGTTATTCAGGAGATTCTGGAAACTGAAATTCAGTATCTTGAGAACAGGCATGAAACCGGGGCTGAAATTCTCAAAGTTTTCGCAGACTTTGCCCCGGCTATGGGTATGATCGGTACAGTTATCGGTCTGGTACAGATGCTTCAGACCATGAGTGATCCAAGTACCATTGGTCCTGCAATGGCGGTTGCGCTGCTGACTACACTTTATGGCGCGATTTTGGCCAACCTTGTTTTCACGCCTATGTCCGGTAAACTCAAGACCCGCAGTAAGGAGGAAATCCTGCTTAGGGAAATGGTTATGGAAGGCATTATCTCAATTTCCAAAGGTGAAAACCCCAAAATTATCGAGGAGAAGCTGAACAGCTTCCTGCCTCCTAAAATACGTAAGATTACGGATTAA
- a CDS encoding Hpt domain-containing protein, with amino-acid sequence MATLDEKIAELNKRYAAALGGRVAELEGYLEGYESSGSFSDLEKLYKNAHAVAGSARTFGLPEVTVKAKELELAARDGADTEILHGKLSALKDCISS; translated from the coding sequence ATGGCTACACTTGACGAAAAGATTGCTGAGCTTAATAAAAGATATGCTGCGGCTCTTGGCGGGCGTGTTGCTGAGCTGGAAGGGTATTTGGAAGGGTATGAAAGCAGCGGGTCTTTCAGTGATCTGGAAAAGCTGTATAAAAATGCCCATGCTGTAGCAGGTTCAGCTCGAACATTTGGACTTCCTGAAGTGACTGTTAAGGCCAAGGAGCTTGAATTGGCTGCTCGTGACGGTGCCGATACAGAAATTTTACATGGAAAATTATCAGCGTTGAAAGATTGTATTTCTTCCTGA
- the era gene encoding GTPase Era: MSEEYKFGWVALIGPPNAGKSTLMNHYLGQKVAIVSPKPQTTRNRISGILSDENSQVVFLDTPGIHRMRGKMNRFLLDSAWEALGNADAIVVLFDAALYAAKPHLMEQELAPVVKPVNQSRKKLFVAVNKVDKVKDKAKLLPVMEKAQELWPEAEFIPVSALKGDGADVLLEKVIETLPEGAPMFPEDQVSTVPMRFMAAETVREKLFMSLQQELPYSTAVEIEFWTEEPERNLVNIGAIIYTTKKNHKGMIIGKGGQNLKKIGTQARRELEEMLEMKVMLELWVKVREGWTEDVGFLRSLGLGE, encoded by the coding sequence ATGTCTGAAGAATATAAATTTGGCTGGGTTGCTTTGATCGGCCCGCCTAACGCAGGTAAATCCACTCTCATGAACCACTATCTGGGCCAGAAGGTGGCAATTGTTTCACCCAAACCCCAGACCACCCGTAACCGCATCAGCGGTATCCTGAGTGATGAAAATTCACAGGTCGTCTTTCTGGACACCCCCGGTATCCACCGCATGCGCGGCAAGATGAACCGCTTCCTGCTTGATTCCGCCTGGGAAGCTCTCGGCAACGCCGATGCTATTGTGGTTTTGTTTGACGCAGCTCTTTACGCTGCTAAACCGCACCTGATGGAACAGGAACTGGCTCCGGTCGTTAAGCCCGTGAACCAGTCTCGCAAAAAGCTTTTTGTGGCTGTTAACAAGGTCGATAAGGTTAAGGATAAAGCCAAGCTTCTTCCGGTTATGGAAAAGGCTCAGGAACTTTGGCCAGAAGCTGAGTTTATTCCCGTTTCCGCTTTGAAAGGTGATGGAGCGGATGTGCTGCTGGAAAAGGTCATTGAGACCCTGCCCGAAGGCGCACCCATGTTCCCTGAAGATCAGGTTTCCACCGTGCCCATGCGCTTTATGGCTGCTGAGACTGTGCGTGAAAAGCTTTTCATGAGTTTGCAGCAGGAACTTCCTTACTCCACCGCGGTTGAGATTGAATTCTGGACCGAGGAACCGGAGCGCAATCTGGTTAATATCGGGGCGATCATCTACACCACCAAGAAGAATCACAAAGGTATGATCATCGGTAAGGGTGGCCAGAATCTTAAGAAAATAGGCACTCAGGCCAGACGTGAACTGGAAGAGATGCTTGAAATGAAAGTTATGCTCGAACTCTGGGTTAAGGTACGTGAAGGCTGGACTGAAGACGTCGGTTTTCTGCGTTCCCTTGGACTCGGCGAGTAG
- the fliN gene encoding flagellar motor switch protein FliN has translation MMSDDLDQDKLAQEWADALTDDSAGGDPLGGDPGDGNDEALADEWAAALSEQDDSGATDDEALANEWAAALGEQGDEGGGDLDLGGGGGGDDALADEWAAALAEDTGDDIRKEKEQEFLRTQTRDADFKDLTNEAKNPRHDGSRRDLDFILDIPLDVSAELGRAKMLINELLQLGTGSVVELTKLAGEPLEIYVNGKLVARGEAVVINEKFGIRLTDIISPIERVKHLA, from the coding sequence ATGATGTCAGATGATCTTGATCAGGATAAATTAGCGCAGGAGTGGGCGGACGCACTCACTGACGATTCCGCAGGTGGTGATCCTCTGGGAGGTGATCCCGGTGACGGTAATGATGAGGCTTTAGCTGACGAATGGGCTGCGGCTTTGTCGGAGCAGGATGATAGCGGAGCAACTGACGATGAAGCCCTTGCCAATGAATGGGCTGCTGCCCTTGGCGAGCAGGGTGATGAAGGTGGTGGTGATCTGGATCTTGGCGGTGGTGGTGGCGGCGATGATGCTCTTGCTGATGAGTGGGCTGCTGCACTGGCTGAAGATACCGGAGATGACATTCGCAAGGAAAAGGAACAGGAATTTCTGCGTACCCAGACTAGGGATGCTGATTTCAAAGACCTGACCAATGAAGCCAAGAACCCGCGCCATGACGGTTCAAGGCGCGACCTTGATTTTATCCTCGATATTCCGCTGGACGTTTCCGCTGAGCTGGGCCGTGCCAAAATGCTCATCAACGAGCTGCTGCAATTGGGAACCGGATCGGTTGTGGAATTGACTAAACTGGCCGGGGAACCCCTTGAAATTTATGTTAACGGCAAATTGGTCGCTCGCGGCGAAGCTGTTGTTATTAACGAAAAATTCGGTATCAGGCTGACTGATATCATCAGCCCCATTGAACGGGTGAAGCACCTTGCCTAA
- a CDS encoding YggS family pyridoxal phosphate-dependent enzyme encodes MSNREKELIENISEVKEEVAQACLRAGRKPEEVTVMAVSKLHAASDIEILYNAGHRCFGESYVQEALAKQEELSGLDIDWHFIGGLQSKKAKQVAGKFSAVHSVDSSKLAGLLNKKAEALDVVQNILIQVNTACEGQKCGVTEETLPALVEEIQGYKNLKLIGLMALPPFFGDPEGARPYFARLRMLSEGMEKLFGIKLPELSMGMTGDFRVAIEEGSTMIRVGTKIFGTRPGY; translated from the coding sequence ATGAGTAACAGGGAAAAAGAACTTATTGAAAATATCTCAGAGGTTAAGGAAGAAGTCGCTCAGGCCTGCCTTAGGGCCGGTCGAAAACCCGAAGAAGTGACCGTCATGGCGGTCTCCAAGCTTCACGCCGCCTCTGATATTGAGATTTTGTACAATGCCGGGCACCGCTGTTTTGGGGAATCCTATGTGCAGGAAGCCCTCGCCAAGCAGGAAGAGCTGTCCGGTCTGGATATAGACTGGCATTTTATTGGCGGTCTGCAATCCAAGAAGGCCAAGCAGGTTGCCGGGAAGTTCAGCGCAGTTCATAGTGTGGACAGTTCTAAACTTGCCGGACTGCTGAATAAAAAAGCAGAAGCTTTGGATGTCGTTCAGAATATCCTCATTCAGGTGAATACCGCTTGTGAGGGTCAGAAGTGCGGGGTGACTGAAGAGACACTCCCTGCTTTGGTTGAAGAGATTCAGGGCTATAAAAACCTTAAGCTGATCGGACTTATGGCTCTGCCTCCATTTTTCGGAGATCCCGAAGGGGCAAGGCCTTATTTCGCAAGGCTGCGTATGCTTTCCGAAGGCATGGAAAAGCTTTTCGGAATCAAGCTGCCGGAACTTTCAATGGGCATGACCGGAGATTTCCGGGTAGCCATTGAAGAAGGTTCAACCATGATCAGGGTCGGTACTAAGATTTTCGGCACCAGGCCGGGCTATTAA
- the fliP gene encoding flagellar type III secretion system pore protein FliP (The bacterial flagellar biogenesis protein FliP forms a type III secretion system (T3SS)-type pore required for flagellar assembly.) gives MQRLIPTLPDTLKKNVPALLTLSAIFLLLIPAAAFAQETVPTLTLNLAAGQEEPEQVAKLLEILFLLTILGMAPSILLTMTSFTRIIIVFHFLRQAMGTQQMPPNQILASLAIFMTVVIMMPTGKAINDSALQPYLNEEIGFSEAIDRAQVPIRTFLFKHTREKDLSIFYSITGEKRPETKEDVNTMLLVAAYTISELKTGFTIGFLIYVPFLILDMVIASILLAMGMMMLPPAMVSLPFKILLFIMVDGWSLLTGSIVNTFQ, from the coding sequence ATGCAAAGATTGATTCCGACTTTGCCGGATACCTTGAAAAAGAACGTACCGGCTCTTCTGACTCTTAGCGCAATTTTTCTGCTGCTTATTCCGGCAGCAGCTTTTGCACAGGAGACAGTACCTACTCTTACGCTCAATCTAGCTGCCGGACAGGAAGAACCGGAGCAGGTAGCCAAGCTTCTGGAAATCCTGTTCCTGCTCACTATTCTGGGCATGGCTCCGTCAATCCTGCTGACCATGACCTCCTTTACCCGGATCATTATCGTATTTCATTTTCTGCGTCAGGCTATGGGAACGCAGCAGATGCCTCCCAACCAGATTCTGGCTTCACTTGCCATTTTCATGACTGTGGTCATCATGATGCCCACCGGGAAGGCTATCAATGATTCAGCGTTACAGCCTTACCTCAATGAAGAGATCGGCTTTAGTGAAGCCATAGATCGGGCGCAGGTACCCATCCGCACATTTTTATTCAAACATACCAGAGAGAAAGACCTCTCGATTTTTTATTCCATAACCGGGGAAAAAAGGCCGGAAACCAAAGAGGACGTTAATACAATGCTTCTCGTCGCCGCATATACCATCAGTGAGCTGAAAACCGGTTTTACCATCGGCTTTCTGATTTACGTTCCGTTCCTGATCCTCGATATGGTTATCGCCAGTATTCTGCTGGCTATGGGTATGATGATGCTGCCCCCGGCAATGGTTTCGTTACCGTTTAAAATCTTATTGTTTATCATGGTTGACGGCTGGTCGCTTTTGACGGGTTCCATCGTCAACACGTTCCAGTGA